From the genome of Hymenobacter cellulosilyticus, one region includes:
- the gcvH gene encoding glycine cleavage system protein GcvH — translation MNLPANLKYTKEHEWIRVEGEFAYIGITDHAQKELGDIVYVDIDTLDKEVAQNEIFGTVEAVKTVSDLYSPVSGTVVEINDKLDSSPETVNADPYGDGWMIKMSLSNPSEIDALLTAESYGELIGA, via the coding sequence ATGAATCTCCCCGCTAATCTGAAGTACACCAAAGAGCACGAATGGATTCGTGTGGAAGGCGAATTTGCTTATATCGGCATCACCGACCACGCCCAGAAAGAGCTCGGCGACATCGTGTACGTGGACATTGACACCCTCGACAAAGAAGTAGCTCAAAACGAGATTTTCGGTACCGTGGAGGCCGTAAAAACGGTTTCCGACCTGTATAGCCCCGTGTCGGGCACCGTGGTAGAAATCAACGACAAGCTCGACAGCAGCCCCGAGACGGTCAACGCTGACCCCTACGGCGACGGCTGGATGATCAAAATGAGCCTGTCGAACCCCTCTGAAATAGATGCCTTGCTCACGGCTGAAAGCTACGGTGAGTTGATCGGCGCTTAA
- a CDS encoding YicC/YloC family endoribonuclease, producing MTGYGIAHRETDRYSATVEIKSLNSKTLDLSLRLPRFLQDRELELRNLITKSLVRGKVNLTFDFVRPRGAVRASAVLQQEALLAAYRELEKAAELVGAPKDQLFALALNMPGVLQAPSEASVAEEEEEVSWEELLPLVTEALERVNQFRHDEGQTLTGEIIGYVERIQEFLTEVERHDPNRIEQVRLRLQQHLAELTAHEQFNAVRFEQEVLYYIEKLDIAEEKVRLTSHLQYFIETVGIPEPSGKKLAFISQEIGREINTIGSKANDSTVQHLVVGMKEELEKIKEQINNIL from the coding sequence ATGACCGGCTACGGTATCGCACACCGCGAAACCGACCGTTATTCGGCCACGGTCGAAATCAAGTCCTTGAATTCCAAAACGCTGGACTTGAGCCTGCGCTTGCCACGCTTTTTGCAGGATCGGGAATTGGAACTTCGAAATCTTATAACGAAAAGCCTTGTTCGCGGTAAAGTCAACCTTACTTTCGATTTTGTTCGGCCCCGTGGTGCAGTACGTGCCAGCGCAGTCCTTCAGCAGGAAGCCTTGCTGGCTGCTTACCGAGAGCTGGAAAAAGCCGCTGAGCTAGTAGGTGCGCCCAAGGATCAACTGTTTGCCCTGGCCCTGAACATGCCCGGTGTGCTGCAGGCACCCTCCGAAGCTAGCGTGGCGGAAGAAGAAGAAGAGGTAAGCTGGGAGGAGTTACTTCCTTTGGTTACGGAAGCGCTAGAACGGGTGAACCAGTTCCGGCACGACGAGGGTCAGACGCTCACTGGGGAAATCATCGGGTATGTGGAGCGCATTCAGGAATTTTTGACCGAAGTCGAGCGCCACGACCCTAACCGGATTGAACAGGTGCGCTTGCGGCTGCAACAGCATTTGGCTGAGCTTACTGCCCACGAGCAGTTCAATGCGGTACGGTTCGAGCAGGAAGTTCTTTACTATATCGAGAAGCTTGACATTGCCGAGGAAAAGGTTCGTTTGACCAGTCATTTGCAGTACTTCATCGAAACTGTAGGCATACCCGAGCCCAGTGGAAAGAAATTAGCCTTTATTTCGCAGGAAATTGGCCGTGAGATCAACACAATTGGCTCAAAAGCAAATGATTCCACGGTTCAGCACCTCGTGGTAGGGATGAAGGAAGAACTGGAAAAAATAAAGGAACAGATCAACAACATTCTTTAA
- a CDS encoding VanZ family protein — protein sequence MQPTAPPLPRRRAFAALPLAWAALILVLTLTPAKSMPTVPPWELISFDSAAHAFVFLVLAALSYFSSIRQQRYVWRQRHAFSIVLVEGILLGALIEFLQITMDLGRHGEWSDVISDGIGTVTGLLLARALRRWWA from the coding sequence GTGCAGCCTACCGCGCCGCCCCTGCCTCGTCGCCGAGCCTTTGCCGCTCTGCCCCTGGCTTGGGCGGCGCTGATTTTGGTGTTGACCCTAACGCCAGCCAAGTCTATGCCCACGGTGCCGCCGTGGGAGCTTATTTCTTTCGACTCGGCTGCGCATGCCTTTGTGTTCTTGGTGCTGGCAGCCTTAAGTTACTTTTCCAGCATCCGGCAGCAACGCTATGTCTGGCGCCAACGCCACGCGTTTAGCATAGTGCTGGTGGAAGGTATACTGCTAGGCGCCTTGATTGAGTTCCTGCAGATTACCATGGACCTGGGCCGGCACGGTGAATGGTCAGATGTCATCAGTGACGGTATTGGTACTGTGACTGGTTTGTTGCTGGCACGGGCACTGCGCCGCTGGTGGGCTTAA
- a CDS encoding M28 family metallopeptidase — translation MPRPLPFLTSAYLLGIGLGAFVNTTTALGQDMGRARATITTLAGPAMHGRGYVNQGDTRAARYIRQRFRELGLRSFTPHYTQSFPIAINTFPGKCALSANGKALTPGSDFILEPTSGPGRIRGPITLLDTLIFTDEQAGQRFLMRGLQGQVLLMQHRDAERIRTLPETFAQHIGQAAALITLIPYKLTASLAGQQAAQPRLQVLASRWPARTTEVSLQVDARLIPKYSTQNIIGYVPGRVQPDSFLVVSAHYDHLGRMGKSTYFPGANDNASGTALLLELADYYAKPQNRLAYSIVFMAFGAEEAGLLGSSYYVQHPLFPLERLRFLVNLDLEGTGEEGITVVNGRLLEKPFRLLEQLNTQHRYVPSIAARGRAANSDHYPFSERNIPAFFLYTRGGRKAYHDVYDKSEGLPLTAFAGVFHLVTDFFTALTR, via the coding sequence ATGCCGCGTCCTCTCCCCTTTCTTACTTCAGCCTACCTGCTGGGAATTGGTCTCGGAGCCTTTGTCAATACGACAACTGCGCTGGGCCAGGATATGGGTCGGGCCCGCGCCACCATTACTACGCTGGCCGGCCCGGCTATGCATGGCCGCGGCTACGTCAACCAAGGCGATACCCGGGCTGCCCGCTATATTCGGCAGCGTTTCCGGGAGCTCGGTCTTCGGTCCTTTACACCACACTACACCCAGTCATTTCCTATTGCTATTAATACCTTTCCTGGTAAGTGTGCGCTGTCAGCTAATGGTAAGGCCCTGACTCCGGGCAGTGATTTTATTCTGGAGCCTACTTCGGGCCCGGGCCGCATCCGCGGGCCCATTACGCTGCTCGATACCCTGATTTTCACGGATGAGCAGGCTGGTCAGCGCTTTCTGATGCGTGGTCTCCAGGGGCAAGTACTACTCATGCAGCACCGCGATGCAGAACGCATCCGGACCTTGCCCGAGACCTTTGCTCAGCATATCGGGCAAGCGGCCGCGCTCATCACGCTTATTCCGTATAAGCTGACGGCCTCATTGGCCGGGCAACAAGCCGCACAGCCACGTTTGCAGGTATTGGCCAGTCGATGGCCAGCCCGCACCACGGAGGTCAGTTTACAGGTAGATGCCCGGCTGATACCCAAGTATAGTACACAGAACATTATCGGCTACGTGCCAGGTCGCGTGCAGCCCGACTCCTTCCTGGTAGTTTCCGCCCACTACGACCACTTAGGCCGTATGGGCAAAAGCACGTACTTCCCCGGGGCTAATGACAATGCCAGCGGTACCGCGCTGTTGCTGGAGTTGGCCGACTATTACGCCAAACCCCAGAACCGGCTAGCTTATTCGATTGTGTTTATGGCCTTCGGTGCGGAAGAAGCCGGGCTGCTGGGCTCAAGCTACTACGTGCAGCATCCGCTGTTTCCTTTAGAACGACTGCGGTTCCTGGTCAATCTTGACCTAGAGGGTACTGGCGAGGAAGGCATTACCGTGGTGAACGGACGCCTGCTGGAAAAACCGTTCCGCCTACTAGAGCAACTCAATACCCAGCATCGTTACGTTCCCTCCATTGCCGCACGAGGCCGGGCTGCCAATTCCGACCATTATCCTTTCTCTGAGCGCAATATTCCGGCCTTTTTCCTTTATACGCGTGGGGGCCGCAAAGCTTACCACGATGTATACGATAAATCAGAAGGTCTACCCCTGACAGCCTTTGCCGGCGTGTTCCATCTGGTTACCGACTTCTTTACTGCTTTGACGCGTTAG
- the sov gene encoding T9SS outer membrane translocon Sov/SprA: protein MDKFPLTDWLSADTRYAANYSWQAASTALTAPLFPTSTNPDSLKLTAPVQLGNTIQNNAEISANGKIDLVKLYNKVRFLNIINNAPPPGQQERTAGRKGTLPPSLERLQEKGQPAATAAQDTAKGPELRALKAVLRSLMTARSLNFTYTRSSGTLVPGYLPGTRFFGLNDELAPGIPFILGKQYGLDELYNQVSSNGWYTRRSDLLNTPFSSLLTENLTLRTALEPFRDFNIQLDGRWQRVRNNETFYRLAVDTTTQLPYGAPVRGDSLALRLPLSTGTFSTSFISIKTLFGDRSAKGEVSKAFDRFVANRGIIRDRLQQANENAYGDGRTEQKGAYGYNSQEVLIPAFIDAYQGRSSDGYKAKKFNPFALLPVPNWRIDYNGLAELPFMKRYFRSITLNHQYASSYTVASYTTSTQYAEEPGSFSQFLNTAGQFIPYYIVGQVTIAERLSPLIGVNFQTLQKVTGRVELRTERGITLNTTNAQVTELHSQELVIGFGYATNRLKIPFRIGGEQRVLKNELTARLDLSIRDNTTIQRTIEDVVDPLSLNDKGEQVPNAKPNVGRSRGLATNGTRQLQLRPTIDYVLNQRLNLQIFFSRTVTEPRVQNSFKNSATEGGLQLRYSLSQ, encoded by the coding sequence CTGGACAAGTTTCCCCTCACTGACTGGCTGTCGGCTGATACGCGTTACGCGGCTAACTACAGCTGGCAAGCAGCTTCGACGGCCCTAACGGCTCCTCTGTTTCCCACCTCGACGAATCCGGACAGCCTGAAGCTGACGGCTCCGGTGCAGCTGGGCAACACCATTCAGAACAACGCCGAAATCAGCGCCAACGGCAAGATTGACTTGGTGAAGCTCTACAACAAGGTGCGCTTCCTCAACATCATCAATAATGCCCCACCGCCCGGCCAGCAGGAGCGCACGGCCGGCCGCAAAGGTACCTTGCCCCCCTCGCTGGAACGTCTGCAGGAAAAAGGTCAGCCCGCTGCTACGGCCGCCCAGGATACGGCCAAAGGTCCGGAGCTGCGTGCCCTTAAAGCCGTGCTTCGGTCCCTGATGACGGCCCGGTCCTTGAACTTTACCTACACCCGCAGTTCCGGCACGCTGGTGCCCGGTTACCTGCCCGGCACCCGATTCTTCGGCCTGAATGACGAGTTGGCGCCCGGCATACCTTTTATTTTGGGCAAGCAGTATGGTCTGGATGAGCTCTACAACCAGGTTAGCTCCAATGGCTGGTACACCCGGCGCAGCGACCTGCTCAACACGCCGTTCAGCTCCCTGCTCACCGAAAACCTGACTCTGCGTACCGCCCTGGAGCCCTTCCGCGACTTCAACATTCAGCTGGATGGTCGCTGGCAGCGGGTACGCAACAACGAGACGTTCTATCGTCTGGCCGTGGATACGACTACGCAACTGCCTTACGGGGCACCCGTGCGGGGCGACAGTCTGGCCCTGCGCCTGCCCCTGAGCACGGGTACGTTCAGCACCTCGTTTATTTCCATCAAAACCCTGTTTGGCGACCGTAGCGCCAAAGGAGAAGTGTCGAAAGCCTTCGACCGGTTTGTGGCTAACCGCGGCATCATTCGGGACCGGCTCCAGCAGGCCAACGAAAATGCCTATGGTGACGGCCGGACTGAACAGAAGGGAGCATACGGCTATAATTCCCAGGAAGTGTTGATTCCTGCCTTCATCGACGCGTACCAGGGCCGCTCCTCCGATGGATACAAGGCTAAGAAGTTTAACCCCTTCGCCCTGCTGCCCGTGCCCAACTGGCGCATCGATTACAACGGCCTGGCTGAGCTGCCCTTCATGAAGCGCTACTTCCGCTCTATCACGCTCAATCACCAGTACGCTTCTTCCTACACCGTGGCCAGCTACACCACTTCCACGCAGTATGCGGAGGAGCCCGGCTCGTTTTCACAGTTCCTCAACACGGCCGGGCAGTTCATTCCCTACTACATCGTGGGGCAGGTGACCATTGCCGAGCGGCTTTCGCCGTTGATTGGCGTCAACTTCCAGACCCTGCAAAAAGTAACGGGCCGGGTAGAGCTGCGCACCGAGCGGGGCATCACCCTGAACACGACCAACGCTCAGGTAACCGAGCTGCACTCCCAGGAACTGGTTATCGGCTTCGGCTACGCTACCAACCGCCTGAAGATTCCCTTCCGCATCGGGGGTGAGCAGCGCGTTCTGAAAAACGAGCTGACGGCCCGCCTCGACTTGTCTATCCGGGACAATACCACCATTCAGCGCACAATTGAAGATGTGGTGGATCCGCTTTCCTTGAATGATAAAGGCGAACAGGTACCAAACGCGAAGCCTAACGTAGGTCGCTCCCGGGGTCTGGCCACCAACGGTACCCGGCAGCTACAGCTGCGCCCTACCATCGACTACGTGCTCAACCAGCGCTTGAACCTGCAGATTTTCTTCTCCCGCACTGTTACCGAGCCCCGCGTGCAGAACTCGTTCAAGAACTCGGCTACCGAGGGCGGCTTGCAGCTTCGCTACAGCCTGTCGCAGTAA
- the sov gene encoding T9SS outer membrane translocon Sov/SprA, translating into MLHLNSGKKSLTVSVVIVASLLAWWSQAAPTGAGPFALRQLWAWLPKPGRLARVAFAAPPDTPRVVLPDTSRYRPSRRPKVDPEDRPGSPFAPQRRQSPLLLDLPSNVNLQVTPDDSLEYYDVREKVGTDIDFRDPSRMTFQEYSEWQQRQAVRDYFRTRSAGGIVGDPAAPETKRLIPKIYLGPMADRLFGGSYVDIRPNGAVTLRMGARFNRNLNPTLTLRQQRVGDFQYEQNMNLNLTGQIGEKLRLTFNYDTKAAFDFENNMKLDYTGFETEIIRKIELGNVSLPLNNSLIQGGQNLFGVKTQLQFGKLAVTAVASTLRGTADAVSVQNGAQSRQFEIKSSQYERDRHFFLSQFFRDRYDAALRNLPTIQSGIEINNIEVYVTNDNRQSDNLRNVVALMDLAEPVRVYRPQFQRSVSRQPAANESNPVYQEVVLGGDSRSNESVDNYLQNKYSGKQQQLSKTVDYERVRARLLNPREYTYNAQLGYLSLNTPLLPEQVLAVAYTYTYNGRSYSVGEISTNNTQVTQEQVLYLKLLKASNPGVQLADPDVNPRNENLKTRNLPTWDLMMKNIYSLNASQLNRDNFQLQIVYKDDATGVDLISLKEGQRIANKPLIQVLNLDNVNPNNDQNPDGNFDFFPGTTIDPDLGKIIFPVVEPFGSYLRAQFDTAGTSGGNAQRERELARQYVYQELYNQTQSDAQQRQEKDKFFLRGRFQATATDEISLPGLGIAEGSVRVTSGSTVLEEGRDYQVFYDQAKVKILNPSYLNSANELKVSFEKNALVQVQPRKLLGARFDYRLNQDVNFGATVLHLLENQAPGINRVNIGDEPGNNTIYGFDVNMRRESRALTKYLDMLPLISTKEPSSVAFSGEIAQLVPGKSKLGRGEDGVSYIDDFENARTPYSLGGVSAATAWRLAATPAPLVPAGANDLAYGFKRAKLAWYTVDQTYYTGGPGKPSNIGDNDLRNHYTRGIQRTEIFPNRDVGATGNGFEYSLDLAYFPKERGQYNYSKDISADGKLLNTDPKTHYGGISREITFDTDFDNANVEYMEFWMMDPFIKGNNGKIDDDENLDPATPVSNTTGGELYLNLGSVSEDVLTDANQHEFENGLPTDPANVAQDTRNTVWGRVTRQQFLTDAFSTAPGGRERQDIGLEGLNDSEEKAFFNGVYSSVDDPSGDNFRHHLDDFYTNNNYKILGRYKQYNGMEGNSRENSQLSSTALPDKEDLNRDNVISDTERYYEWKMSLRPDQMEVGQNYIVDKVTNSITGDQVSWYQFRIPIRQPSGVVGLPQGQTTFGYKSIRFVRMYLTGWQEPVVLRLVQPQFVANQWRRFLSPISQPGSSCINCGEDNTPFTISTVSIEENGIAGVSGTDAIPYVLPPNIQRDKEYGSSTVNREQNEQSLRLCVEDLRDGVGKAAYKNINISMLRYKQLRLFLHAESEDNRIVNGPVGQVRAFVRIGTDYTQNYYEYSLPLHITKPGSTSQRDIWPEENEIQISFQQFIDAKAVRNQTNSPLSEPFVTQLPNGATITILGNPDFSAVQGVMIGVLNPQDDNASKSVCIWADEFRVFDFERENGWAATARFNTKLADLANITATGSFTSVGFGGLQDKVAQRSLDNVLRGDLNAAVAADKFLPEKLGLRIPVLVQAGQESRSPKYDPLDPDTKLEQSLQKFESADERAAYRKEVIDQTSSRSISLLNVRKERVNPEKKVRPYDVENFALSYALTERTHTDIRTDRDYTKTYTGALAYVYQTTPKTYTPLAKIKALDSPYLKIFQELNFTPLPSRFAFRADLDRRYNERQLQRTLEPGQVPTIDGILPIYQKSFFFNRIYDLKWDLTKSLIFDYTANNRSVIDEGAGPSRGNDPLAVANRQDLRNNLLRGAAPPTSTRPLP; encoded by the coding sequence TTGTTACACTTGAACTCCGGTAAGAAGTCCCTCACCGTTTCGGTAGTTATTGTCGCGTCCTTGCTGGCCTGGTGGTCACAGGCCGCGCCTACCGGAGCCGGTCCCTTTGCCTTGCGTCAGCTGTGGGCCTGGCTTCCTAAGCCTGGTCGCCTGGCTCGCGTGGCTTTTGCTGCCCCTCCCGACACGCCCCGGGTCGTATTACCCGATACCAGTCGCTACCGGCCTAGCCGCCGGCCTAAGGTTGATCCGGAGGATCGGCCCGGCTCGCCGTTTGCGCCCCAGCGGCGTCAATCGCCGCTGCTGCTGGATCTGCCTTCGAACGTAAACCTGCAGGTAACGCCCGACGACAGTCTAGAATACTACGATGTGCGCGAAAAGGTTGGGACGGACATTGATTTCCGTGACCCGAGCCGCATGACGTTCCAGGAATATTCGGAGTGGCAGCAACGCCAGGCCGTGCGCGACTATTTCCGGACCCGCTCGGCGGGCGGCATCGTGGGCGACCCGGCCGCGCCCGAAACCAAGCGCCTGATTCCCAAGATTTATTTGGGTCCCATGGCCGACCGCCTCTTCGGAGGCAGCTACGTGGACATTCGCCCTAATGGAGCGGTGACCCTGCGCATGGGCGCGCGCTTCAACCGCAACCTGAACCCTACGCTGACCCTGCGGCAGCAGCGGGTGGGCGACTTTCAGTACGAGCAGAACATGAACCTGAACCTCACCGGCCAGATCGGGGAGAAACTGCGGCTCACGTTCAACTACGACACCAAGGCAGCCTTTGACTTCGAGAACAACATGAAGCTCGACTACACGGGCTTCGAGACGGAAATCATCCGCAAAATTGAGCTGGGCAACGTAAGCCTGCCGCTCAACAACTCCCTGATTCAGGGCGGGCAAAACCTGTTCGGCGTCAAAACTCAGCTGCAGTTTGGCAAGCTGGCCGTGACGGCCGTGGCCAGCACCCTGCGCGGCACCGCCGACGCAGTGAGCGTGCAGAACGGCGCCCAGAGCCGCCAGTTCGAAATTAAGTCGAGCCAGTACGAGCGGGACCGGCACTTCTTCCTGTCCCAGTTTTTCCGGGACCGGTACGACGCGGCCCTGCGCAACCTGCCCACGATTCAGTCGGGTATCGAAATCAATAACATCGAGGTTTACGTCACCAACGACAACCGCCAGAGCGACAACTTGCGCAACGTAGTGGCCTTAATGGACTTGGCCGAGCCGGTGCGGGTGTACCGCCCCCAGTTTCAGCGGAGCGTGAGCCGCCAGCCGGCCGCCAACGAATCGAACCCCGTGTACCAGGAAGTGGTACTGGGTGGCGACAGCCGCAGCAATGAGTCGGTAGACAACTACCTGCAGAATAAATACAGCGGCAAGCAACAGCAGCTCTCCAAAACAGTGGACTACGAACGGGTGCGGGCCCGTCTGCTCAATCCGCGCGAGTATACTTACAACGCCCAGCTGGGCTACCTTTCGCTGAACACGCCCCTGCTGCCCGAGCAGGTATTGGCCGTCGCCTACACGTACACCTACAACGGCAGGAGCTACAGCGTTGGGGAAATCTCGACCAACAACACCCAGGTAACGCAGGAGCAGGTACTCTACCTGAAGCTGCTCAAGGCCAGCAACCCCGGCGTGCAGCTGGCCGACCCGGACGTGAACCCCAGGAACGAGAACCTGAAAACGCGCAATCTGCCAACCTGGGATTTGATGATGAAAAACATCTACTCCCTGAACGCCAGCCAACTCAACCGCGACAATTTTCAGCTGCAAATCGTGTACAAGGACGACGCAACCGGTGTCGACCTTATCTCGCTGAAGGAAGGGCAGCGCATTGCCAACAAGCCGCTGATTCAGGTGCTGAACCTGGATAACGTGAACCCCAACAACGACCAGAACCCCGACGGCAACTTCGACTTCTTCCCCGGCACGACCATCGACCCGGACCTGGGCAAGATCATCTTCCCGGTGGTGGAGCCCTTTGGCAGCTACCTGCGGGCCCAGTTCGACACGGCGGGCACATCCGGTGGCAATGCCCAGCGGGAGCGGGAGCTAGCCCGCCAGTACGTGTACCAGGAGCTCTACAATCAGACCCAGAGCGACGCCCAGCAGCGCCAGGAAAAAGACAAGTTCTTTCTGCGCGGCCGGTTTCAGGCCACGGCTACCGACGAAATCAGCCTGCCCGGCCTGGGCATTGCTGAAGGCTCGGTGCGCGTAACGTCGGGTAGCACGGTGCTGGAAGAAGGCCGCGACTACCAGGTGTTCTACGACCAGGCCAAGGTCAAGATTCTGAACCCGAGCTACCTCAACTCGGCCAACGAGCTGAAGGTGTCGTTCGAAAAGAATGCCCTGGTACAGGTACAGCCGCGCAAGCTGCTCGGAGCCCGGTTTGACTACCGCCTCAACCAGGACGTGAACTTTGGCGCCACGGTGCTGCACCTGCTCGAAAATCAGGCGCCCGGCATAAACCGCGTCAACATTGGCGACGAGCCCGGCAACAATACCATCTACGGCTTCGATGTGAACATGCGGCGCGAGTCGCGGGCCCTGACCAAGTACTTGGACATGTTGCCACTCATTTCGACCAAGGAGCCTTCGTCGGTAGCTTTCAGCGGAGAAATTGCCCAGCTGGTGCCCGGCAAGTCGAAGCTCGGCCGCGGCGAAGATGGGGTGTCTTACATCGACGACTTCGAAAACGCCCGCACACCCTATTCTTTGGGCGGCGTGAGTGCGGCTACCGCCTGGCGCCTGGCTGCTACCCCGGCGCCCCTGGTGCCGGCCGGTGCCAACGACCTGGCTTACGGCTTTAAGCGGGCCAAGCTGGCCTGGTACACCGTTGACCAGACGTACTACACCGGCGGCCCCGGCAAGCCCAGCAACATTGGCGACAACGACCTGCGCAACCACTACACCCGTGGCATTCAGCGCACTGAAATATTCCCTAACCGGGACGTGGGCGCCACTGGCAATGGCTTCGAATATTCTCTGGACCTGGCCTACTTCCCCAAGGAGCGCGGCCAGTACAACTATTCCAAGGACATCAGCGCCGACGGCAAGCTGCTAAATACGGACCCCAAGACCCACTACGGCGGCATCAGCCGAGAAATCACCTTCGATACCGACTTCGACAACGCCAACGTCGAGTACATGGAGTTCTGGATGATGGACCCCTTCATTAAGGGGAACAACGGCAAAATTGACGACGACGAAAATTTAGACCCGGCAACCCCAGTAAGCAACACCACGGGTGGGGAACTGTACCTGAACCTGGGCTCGGTATCGGAAGACGTGCTGACCGACGCCAACCAGCACGAGTTTGAAAACGGCCTGCCCACGGACCCGGCCAACGTTGCGCAGGACACCCGCAATACGGTGTGGGGCCGCGTGACGCGCCAGCAGTTCCTGACCGACGCCTTCAGCACTGCTCCCGGCGGCCGCGAACGGCAGGACATTGGCCTGGAAGGCCTCAACGACAGCGAGGAAAAGGCTTTCTTCAATGGTGTGTACAGCTCGGTAGACGACCCCTCGGGCGACAACTTCCGCCACCACCTCGACGATTTCTACACCAACAACAACTACAAGATCCTGGGCCGCTATAAACAGTATAACGGCATGGAAGGCAACTCCCGCGAGAACAGCCAGCTGAGCTCCACGGCCCTGCCCGACAAGGAAGACCTGAACCGCGACAACGTCATTTCGGACACGGAGCGGTACTACGAGTGGAAAATGTCGTTGCGGCCGGACCAGATGGAAGTTGGCCAGAACTACATTGTCGACAAGGTTACCAACTCCATTACCGGCGACCAGGTGTCGTGGTACCAGTTCCGTATTCCGATTCGCCAGCCTTCGGGCGTAGTAGGCTTGCCTCAAGGACAAACGACCTTCGGCTACAAGTCGATTCGCTTCGTGCGCATGTACCTCACCGGCTGGCAAGAGCCCGTAGTACTGCGTTTGGTACAACCCCAGTTTGTGGCCAACCAGTGGCGCCGCTTCCTGAGCCCGATTTCCCAGCCCGGGTCAAGCTGCATCAACTGCGGCGAGGATAACACCCCGTTCACCATTTCTACGGTGAGCATTGAGGAAAATGGTATTGCCGGCGTGAGCGGCACCGACGCTATTCCGTACGTGTTGCCGCCGAACATTCAGCGCGACAAAGAGTACGGCTCGAGCACCGTAAACCGGGAGCAGAACGAGCAGTCGTTGCGCCTGTGCGTGGAAGACCTGCGCGACGGGGTGGGCAAAGCCGCTTACAAGAACATCAACATCAGCATGCTGCGCTACAAGCAGCTGCGCCTGTTCCTGCACGCCGAAAGCGAGGACAACCGGATTGTGAATGGTCCGGTGGGTCAGGTACGGGCTTTTGTGCGCATTGGCACCGACTACACCCAGAACTACTACGAGTACTCGCTGCCCCTGCACATTACCAAACCTGGTTCTACTTCCCAGCGCGACATCTGGCCCGAGGAAAACGAAATTCAGATTTCCTTCCAGCAGTTCATTGACGCCAAAGCGGTTCGCAACCAGACTAATTCACCTCTGTCGGAGCCCTTCGTGACGCAACTGCCCAATGGGGCTACTATCACCATTCTGGGTAACCCCGACTTCAGCGCCGTGCAGGGCGTCATGATTGGCGTGCTGAACCCGCAAGATGATAACGCCAGCAAGTCGGTGTGCATCTGGGCCGATGAGTTCCGGGTGTTCGACTTTGAGCGGGAAAACGGCTGGGCTGCCACGGCCCGCTTCAACACCAAGCTGGCCGACCTGGCCAACATCACGGCCACGGGTAGCTTTACCTCCGTGGGCTTCGGTGGCCTGCAGGACAAAGTGGCCCAACGCTCCCTGGACAACGTGCTGCGCGGCGACCTGAACGCGGCCGTTGCCGCCGACAAGTTCCTGCCCGAGAAGCTGGGCCTGCGCATTCCGGTGCTGGTACAGGCCGGTCAGGAAAGCCGCAGCCCCAAGTACGACCCGCTCGACCCGGACACCAAGCTGGAGCAGTCCTTACAGAAGTTTGAGTCGGCCGACGAAAGGGCGGCGTACCGAAAAGAGGTTATTGACCAGACCAGTAGTCGAAGTATAAGTTTGCTCAACGTGCGCAAGGAACGCGTGAACCCCGAGAAGAAGGTGCGCCCCTACGACGTGGAGAACTTTGCCCTGAGCTATGCCCTGACCGAGCGCACGCACACGGACATCCGCACCGACCGGGACTACACCAAGACCTACACCGGCGCCTTGGCCTACGTGTACCAGACGACGCCCAAAACCTACACGCCCCTGGCTAAAATCAAGGCGCTGGACTCGCCGTACCTGAAGATTTTCCAGGAGCTGAACTTCACGCCCCTGCCCAGCCGCTTTGCCTTCCGGGCCGACCTAGACCGTCGCTACAACGAGCGGCAGCTGCAGCGCACCCTGGAGCCCGGACAGGTACCCACCATCGACGGTATTCTTCCGATTTACCAGAAGAGCTTCTTCTTCAACCGGATTTACGACCTGAAGTGGGACCTGACCAAGAGCCTGATTTTCGATTATACAGCTAATAACCGCTCGGTTATTGACGAGGGAGCCGGTCCAAGCCGGGGCAACGACCCACTGGCGGTGGCCAACCGGCAGGATCTGCGCAACAACCTGCTGCGCGGGGCCGCACCACCAACTTCAACCAGACCATTGCCCTGA